A window from Lactiplantibacillus pentosus encodes these proteins:
- the ttdB gene encoding L(+)-tartrate dehydratase subunit beta, with translation MKTYHLTTPISDDDIKDIRIGDIVYLTGSLTTCRDVAHRRLVEEHRPLPVNVTDRAILHAGPIIKDLGDGHYQMVAVGPTTSMRMEKFEEAFVKETHVKLIVGKGGMGPGTERACKKYHALHLVYPAGNAVYAALHVEKIVDAQWKDLGMPETLWACEVKDFGPLIVSIDTNGDNLFEKNKVIFNERKEAEIKKINEQVKFIK, from the coding sequence ATGAAAACTTACCATTTAACTACGCCCATCTCAGATGACGACATCAAAGACATTCGAATCGGCGACATCGTCTACCTGACTGGTTCACTCACAACTTGTCGGGACGTCGCGCATCGTCGGTTAGTCGAAGAACACCGGCCGTTACCCGTCAACGTTACTGACCGGGCCATTTTACACGCTGGTCCAATCATCAAGGATCTCGGCGACGGCCACTATCAGATGGTAGCAGTCGGTCCAACCACGAGTATGCGAATGGAAAAATTCGAAGAAGCCTTTGTCAAGGAAACCCACGTTAAGTTGATCGTCGGTAAGGGTGGGATGGGCCCCGGGACAGAACGCGCCTGCAAAAAATATCACGCCCTCCATCTGGTTTATCCCGCAGGTAACGCGGTATACGCGGCGCTGCATGTTGAAAAAATCGTTGATGCACAGTGGAAGGACCTCGGCATGCCCGAAACACTCTGGGCTTGTGAAGTTAAAGACTTTGGCCCGCTGATCGTCTCGATCGATACGAACGGTGACAACTTATTTGAGAAGAACAAAGTCATTTTTAATGAACGCAAGGAAGCCGAAATCAAGAAAATCAACGAACAAGTCAAATTTATCAAATAA
- the ttdA gene encoding L(+)-tartrate dehydratase subunit alpha, producing the protein MDTMTYDYTEPTLSTKGQRMRDILADYIALISHRLPDDVTAKLEELSKIEVDPLQKLVYDTMMENQLLANKLQRPSCQDTGALQFFIKCGAQFPLLGELNQILKDAVYRGTKKAPLRHNAVQTFDEYNTGMNIGDGIPSIFLQVDGNGTDISMYVYMAGGGCTLPGAAKVLMPGEGYEGVVRFVMDRMTSYGINACPPLLVGVGVATSVETAALNSKLALMRRVDSENPNANAAKLEHLLEDGINHIGLGPQGFGGQKSVMGVNVENTARHPSTIGVAVSTGCWSHRRGLINFDQDLNYELPLNKGVELS; encoded by the coding sequence GGCCGACTACATTGCCCTCATCAGTCACCGTTTACCCGATGACGTGACGGCCAAACTCGAAGAACTCAGCAAAATTGAAGTCGATCCCTTACAAAAGCTCGTTTACGATACGATGATGGAAAATCAGTTACTCGCCAACAAGCTGCAGCGGCCGAGCTGTCAAGATACTGGTGCTTTACAATTCTTCATCAAATGTGGCGCCCAGTTCCCGTTACTCGGCGAATTGAACCAGATTTTAAAGGATGCCGTTTATCGTGGCACGAAGAAGGCGCCACTACGGCACAACGCCGTTCAAACGTTCGACGAATACAATACTGGCATGAATATTGGTGACGGCATCCCGTCGATTTTCTTACAAGTCGACGGCAATGGCACGGACATTTCAATGTACGTTTACATGGCCGGTGGCGGTTGTACCTTGCCTGGCGCTGCCAAAGTGCTGATGCCTGGTGAAGGCTACGAAGGCGTCGTGCGGTTTGTCATGGATCGCATGACGAGCTACGGTATCAATGCTTGCCCACCACTACTCGTCGGCGTCGGCGTGGCAACCTCCGTTGAGACCGCCGCGTTGAATTCCAAACTCGCTTTGATGCGCCGCGTCGATAGTGAGAATCCCAATGCGAACGCCGCTAAGTTGGAACACCTCTTGGAAGATGGCATCAACCACATTGGTCTCGGACCACAAGGCTTTGGTGGTCAAAAATCGGTCATGGGCGTCAACGTCGAAAACACGGCCCGGCATCCATCAACGATTGGCGTCGCCGTCAGCACTGGTTGCTGGTCCCATCGACGCGGTCTCATTAACTTTGACCAAGATTTAAATTACGAATTACCACTGAACAAAGGAGTCGAATTATCATGA